A window of Selenomonas ruminantium subsp. lactilytica TAM6421 contains these coding sequences:
- a CDS encoding helix-turn-helix domain-containing protein — translation MYKKRLSPEEKIHFIEKYKRGEGSYASIAADAGVDSRSFRQWVRNYDACGPDVFFKRHHQRYSVEFKETAIHDYLSGVDSQDAICRKYGLRSRRQLQDWIMKYNSHEELKPSGTGGSTIVTKGRKTTFDERVSIVEDCIANGRDYALTAEKFDVSYQQVYTWVRKYDQKGIEGLKDGRGRRKPESEMNELERLRYENRMQKAQLLQKQMEIDFLKKLEELERR, via the coding sequence ATGTACAAGAAGAGATTATCACCCGAAGAGAAAATCCACTTCATTGAAAAGTATAAACGTGGAGAGGGCAGTTATGCCTCCATAGCCGCGGATGCAGGCGTTGACAGCAGATCCTTCAGGCAATGGGTTCGTAACTATGATGCTTGCGGCCCGGATGTATTCTTCAAACGACATCATCAGCGCTATTCTGTTGAATTTAAGGAAACTGCTATCCACGATTATCTTTCTGGCGTGGATTCACAAGATGCTATATGCCGAAAATACGGACTTCGTTCGCGGAGACAGCTACAAGACTGGATTATGAAGTATAATAGTCACGAGGAACTTAAACCATCCGGTACAGGAGGGAGCACCATCGTGACTAAAGGCAGAAAAACTACATTTGATGAACGGGTATCCATTGTAGAGGATTGCATTGCAAATGGCCGTGATTATGCTTTGACGGCGGAGAAATTCGATGTTTCTTACCAGCAGGTCTATACCTGGGTCAGGAAATATGACCAAAAGGGAATCGAAGGCCTCAAGGACGGCAGAGGCCGCAGGAAGCCTGAGTCTGAGATGAACGAGCTGGAACGGCTCAGATATGAAAACCGCATGCAGAAGGCTCAGTTGCTACAAAAGCAGATGGAGATAGATTTTCTAAAAAAACTCGAGGAATTGGAAAGGCGGTGA